Genomic window (Croceicoccus sp. Ery15):
CGGCTGCTGCCTCAAATGGGCCAACCATTTCGAGAACGGCATGGACGCCGAGGTTGCGACTGTCGACACCACTGACATGGGTTCGGTGAAAGCCGACAAGGGCGTACCTTCCGATCTGTGGTCGTGCCATACGATGGTGATCGAGGGATATGTCATCGAAGGTCACGTCCCGGCAGAAGCAATCTCAAAATTGCTGCGCGAGCGCCCGGCAGGCGTTTCCGGACTTGCCGTTCCCGGCATGCCGCTGGGCTCACCTGGCATGGAATACGAGAACCGTGTGCAACCCTATGACGTCATCGCCTTTGGGCCCGGCGGCCGTACGGTTTTCGCAAGTTACCCCTGAACGGGCAAGAAAACGCCCCCAACTTTTGGAGAATAATGATGAAAATGATCCTCACCGTCGCTGGCGCGCTTGCTTTCTCGGCAAGCCCGGTCCTTGCTCAGGAGGCCCCTTCTGAAAAGCCCAAAATGTGCGAGATGATGCACGACGGAAAGAAGATGCAGGGCATGATGATGAAGGATAAGGACGGAAAAATGTCATGCCAGATGATGGACCACTCCAAGATGGACCATTCTAAAATGGAACATGGCCAGTCCGGCCATGGCGAGAAGAAGGCCGCCGAGGCTGAAAAGCCGCAGACCGAACACAAGCACGACTGACTTGATCTTGGCGTCTGGTGCCGACAACCCCATCCGGGGCCAGACGCCTAACGAGCCATGCGTTCGATAAGAGCGAGAAGCTCTGCGACTTTCTCTGATTGATCGGTCTTGTTGTTCGAGGCGAGCGCCTGTTCGATGCAGTGCTTGGTATGGATGTCGAGTACTTTGGTCCTGGCGGCGCGCGCGGCGGCTTCGAGCGCGAGGATCTGCTGCAGGATATCGACGCAATAGCGCTCTTCTTCCATCATTCTCGATATTCCTCGCGCCTGCCCCTCGATCTTGCGCATTCGGGTCAAGACATCACGGAACTTGGGGTTTTGATCATCGCTCATGCCGTTCTCTCCAGACGCCGAGTTCATTCCTGACTGCTTTTGACACAGTTGCAAAGCAGTTCGCAATACACTATACCCCCCTATAGTATACGACGGAGACAAAGATGACCGGTTCGACGACGAAAGGCTCGATACTTGCCTGGGGCTGGGCTCTCAGCTTCTTCCTCCTAATTTCCTATCTGCTCTGCGTGGCCTTCGGCCTCATTGCCCCTGAGACCTTCCATATGCACGAAGCATGGGCACCGTTGTTGCCGGGCTTCGATTGGTTGTCTTGGCCAGGCTTCTTCGCCGGGGCTATCGGCAGCTTCCTTTATGGCTGGTATATTGCGATCCTCGGGGTCCCGCTCGTCCGCTATTTCAGGAAAAGGATCGGGTGAAGAACCGGCGGTGTGATTTTATCTCCTGCCGCGAACTTCGCACAGGCCGTATAGCTCATGACAAAGTACAGCTTTCCCTCTTCCGGTTCGTCTTTCAGCAAGAAAAGCGATCCGGCCCTGCATACGGTTATCGGGGCAGTGCTGGGCGTCTTAATCCTTCATCCGCTCACGGCGCTCGTTTACGGGTCCGGAGGGGCAGGAGCGGCGAGCGTGCCATTTGCTGAGCAGTTGGGCCTGGCGGTCGATCGACTGGGCGCGGCATTTGAAATCGAAATGCTGCCCATGAGCCTGGTTTTCGCGGTGATCGGCGGCGCAATCGGCCTGGCTTTTGGTCTTTATCATCTGCGGCTGATGGCCGATCGCCAGACAATCCGCACTTTGGAGCACCAACTGGCCGAAGAGTTGCCGCTGCTTATCGCTCGCGGCGAGGGTGCGCAGCTGGAATTCAAATCATCGCTGCGCTGGGATACGCGCCAGCAGCGCGCAAATCGCAGCCTTCAGCAGGTCGTGGTCAGGACGATTGCCGGATTTCTCAACAATGATGGCGGTACGCTGCTCATCGGCATCGACGATAACGGACAGATCTTGGGAATCGAAGCGGATCTGAAGACTCTCAAACACCCCAATAGGGACGGGTTCGAGCGCGTGCTGATGGACGCGATACGATCAGGCCTGGGCGGTAATGCCTGCGCCTTGGTTCATTGCTATTTTCATGATCTCGATGGCCGAACCATTTGCCGGGTCATCGCTGAAAAGAGCTTCGAGCCGATCTATTTTCTCGACAATGGTGTGGCACGCTTCATGCTCCGCGCCGGCAACAGCACACGAGAGTTGGATGTGCGCGAAGCGCACGCTCACCTGTCACAGCGCGGGAAACAGCATGCGCGGCAGGCTTGAAATGATCCTCTGCCATAAATCGGCAGGTCGGGTTGACCTCGTTCCCCGTTTCACGCTGTCACTTTCAGTGGCGCACGCCGCCTGTCAGCTCGGTTCGGCCTTGTCGGCGGAACGTTGGCACACCTTTGGCCAGATCCAGGGAGACTATGATGGACCATTCTAATTGCAGCCATAGCGGCCACGGCGAGGCCGTTGCTGGCGATGATGGGCGCTACGATCTCGTTCCCGCTGGTTATGACGGACCGGTTTATACGTGCCCCATGCACCCGCAGGTCCGGCAGCCGAAGATGGGGTCGTGCCCGATCTGCGGCATGGGACTCGAACTCGAATCCGCGGCCATGGTCGATGACGGACCGAACCCGGAGCTCGTCGACTTCACGAGGCGTTTCTGGGTCGGCGCCATCCTCACCTTGCCGCTGCTTGTTCTCACGATGGGCCCCTATGTGGGCTGGCCGGGCGTGCGCGAAATATTCGGCGAGCGGACCACCTTGTGGATTGAACTGGTGCTCGGCACCCCGGTCGTGTTGTGGAGCGGATGGCCATTTCTCGAACGAGGCTGGAATTCGTTCCGCACCTGGAACCTCAACATGTTCTCGCTCATCGGCATGGGCGTTCTCGCCGCATGGATATTCAGTGTCGTCGCCGTCCTGGCACCGGACATCTTCCCCGACGGCTTTCGCGATCCGGAGGGGCATGTCGGCGTCTATTTCGAAGCTGCGGCCGTAATCGTCACGCTTGTGCTCCTCGGCCAAGTCATGGAGCTGCGCGCGCGTGAAGGCACCGGTAAGGCCATTCGCGCTCTCCTTGATCTTGCAGCCAAAACCGCGCGCGTCATCAGGGCAGACGGCACTGAAGAAGAAATCCCCCTTGAGCACGTGGCTGTTGGCGACCAATTGCGGGTCCGCCCAGGCGACAAGGTGCCCGTTGACGGTGTAGTGCTCAAAGGCCGCTCGTCGATCGACGAAAGCATGATCACCGGTGAACCAGTCCCGGTCGAAAAGGTCGAGGGCGACGCCGTGACCGGGGCAACGATCAACGGAACAGGCAGCCTGGTGATCGAAGCGAAACGTGTCGGATCAGACACCATGCTCGCGCAGATCGTGGAAATGGTTGCGGCCGCACAGCGCTCGCGCGCGCCGATCCAGAAGTACGCCGACAAGGTGGCCGGCATGTTCGTCCCCGCGGTTATCGGCATAGCCGTGCTCGCCTTCATCGCCTGGGCGATCTGGGGCCCCGCACCAGCGCTTGCCTATGCCCTCATTGCTGCAGTTGCGGTACTGATCATCGCCTGCCCCTGCGCTCTCGGTCTGGCGACGCCGATGTCGATCATGACCGCGACAGGAAGAGGGGCTCAAGCGGGCGTTTTGATCAAGAATGCCGAAGCGCTCGAGCGGTTCGAGAAAATCGACACGCTGATCGTCGACAAGACGGGTACGCTGACCGAGGGGCGCCCACGGCTCGTCGCGGTCATGCCCGAGGAGGGTCACGATGAAATCGAGGTGCTGAGCCTGGCGGCGTCGCTCGAACGCGGCTCTGAGCACCCGCTCGCAGAAGCGATCGTCCGCGGCGCCGAAGAACGCGGCGTCGCGATGGAAACCGCCAGCGAGTTCGAGGCCGTAACCGGCAAAGGCGTCATGGGCACGGTCTCCGGTAAACGCGTCGCGCTTGGCAACCTCGCGCTCCTGACAGACCTTGGTTTGGAAGGTGCCGCGCTCAGCGAAAAGGCGAATGCGCGCCGCGACGAAGGCGAAACCGTCATGTTCGTGATCGTTGCGGGCAAAATTGCCGGCCTCATCAGCGTTGCCGACCCGGTCAAGGAAACCACTCCAGCGGCCATCGCGGACCTCCACAAGCTCGGCCTTACAATCATCATGGCGACGGGCGACAATGAACGGACTGCGCAGGCGGTTGCCGCCCGGCTCGGTATCGACGACATCCGCGCGGGCGTGCTTCCCGAGGACAAGGCGCGGCTCATCCGCGAATTGCAGGAAGGCGGTGCAAAGGTGGCGATGGCCGGCGACGGGGTCAATGACGCTCCGGCGCTGGCCCAAGCCGATGTCGGCATTGCGATGGGAACCGGCGCGGACGTCGCGATCGAAAGTGCGGGGATCACGCTCGTCAAAGGCAATCTCGACGGGATCGTCCGGGCCCGCAAGCTTGCCCGGGCTACGATGCGCAATATTCGGCAAAATCTGTTTTTCGCACTGATCTACAACGCGTCGGGCGTGCCCGTCGCGGCCGGTGTCCTGTATCCTTTCTTCGGCATCCTGATTGGGCCGATGTTCGCCGCCTTCGCGATGAGTGCGTCCTCCATATCGGTGGTCCTGAACTCGCTCAGGCTTCGTAGCGCGAAGCTGTGAACATCCAGCAATCGACAGACACCATCCCTAAATTCTGCCCGAGCGCCTGCACGCTACGGCAGGCGCGGTCGCGGGCGGAAGATGTATCTGCGATGCAAGCCAAAGAAAGGATAACCGCATGGATACCCATTCGGCGCACGAAGACAGCCTGAACAAGGGCAGCATCACCCTGCTTGGCGGCGTTGCCATGGGGACCGGAGTCATGATCGGAGCCGGCATTTTTGCGCTCACCGGTCAGATCGCGGAGCTTGCCGGCCCTCTCTTCCCCCTCTCCTTCGTCGCAGGCGCGCTCATCACCGCGCTCGCATCATACAGCTACATCAAGATGTCGAATGCCTGGCCATCGTCGGGTGGCATCGCGATGATCCTGCAAAAGGCCTATGGTCCGGGTGTCGTCGCGGCCTCCGCATCAGTGCTGATGGCCATGTCGATGGTTATCAATGAGAGCCTGGTGGCGCGAACCTTCGCGACCTATGCGCTGCGTCCGTTTGGGCTCGAAGAAAACGCATTGCTGATATCGGGCTTGGCGCTGGGACTCATCGTTTTCGCCTATCTGGTCAACGCCGCGGGCAATAGATCGGTAAGCGGGTTTTCGCTCGTTATGTCGGCGATAAAGGTTGGCGGGATAGCGGTGTTCGCAGTTGCGGCGATCTGGGCCAGCGGACTGTTCGCAGGCGCCTTTACCGAGCCTGCTTCCTTGTCGAACGGCGAAGCATTGCTCGCTTCGGTGGCCTTCTCGATCCTTGCATTCAAGGGGTTTACAACCATCACCAACAGTGGCGGAGAAATCGTCGATCCGCACAAGAATGTCGGTCGCACAATCATGATCTCGATTGCCGTGTGCATCGTGGTTTATCTGCTCGTCGCCTTGGCCGTTGGCTCCAGTCTCAGCATCGGCGAGATCGTTCAGGCGCGTGACTATTCCCTGGCCGCGGCAGCGCGCCCCGCATTGGGAGATCTCGGGTTCTATTTCACCGTAGCGATTGCCATCTCGGCGACTACGTCGGGGGTCATTGCGAGCGTGTTCGCCGTCTCGCGGATGCTGACAATGCTGACCGAGATGAAGATGATCCCCCACAGCCATTTCGGAATGAAGGGCGGCATCCGTAGCCACATGCTGGTCTATACGGTCGTCATAGCCGGCACACTGGCGGTCCTGTTCGACCTTTCCCGCATCGCCTCGCTCGGCGCCTTCTTCTACCTTGTCATGGACATGCTCGTCCATTGGGGCGTGTTTCGCAGTCTTCGCAAAAAGATCGGCGCCCGCGCTTCCGTCCTGCTCACCGCGCTGGCGGCCGACGCCGTTGTGCTCGCCGCATTTACGGCCGCCAAACTCAAGAGCGATCCGGCCGTGGTTGCCTATGCGGTGATCGGAATCGCGGCCGTGTTCGTGGCGGAATGGATATTTCTGTCCGGCCAGCGCAGGGAGACGAACACAGATTCTATTGAAAACAAGGTCGAGAGCGGGAGCGGCGATCACGACCGTCCTTGAGCGCAACATTGGCTGTTTGGCAGCTCAGATAAATATTTTTGAGGCGGCGCCGTAATTTCGCGCCGCCCCGCCCGTCTTTATTCATTCGGCTGCAATCGGAATACCGGAAGTTTGTCCATCTTGTCCGTACCAGGCCGCGCGATCGACCGGCAGAAAGAGATTCGCGGGAGGAATGTCGGCGATTGCGACAAACATCGTTTCTCTTTCGAAGAACGATGAAACGAAAACGCGAAACGAACATTGGAATTGAACAAGCAGCCCCAGGCTGTGCGTGTGAACAAGGGGCTGTAAAGGCATGAAAACTGCGAGTGTTTACCGGATGGTGATGGAGGATCATGTCTGTCCCTATGGCATCAAAACGGTCGATCTTCTCAAGCGGCAAGGCTTCGAGGTCGACGATCATCACCTGACCAGCAGGGAGGAAACCGACGCGTTCAAGGACAAGCACGACGTCGAGACCACGCCGCAGACCTTTATGGAAGGCAAGCGCATTGGCGGCTATGACGATGTCCGCGAGTTCTTCGGCAAAAGCCGCTCGCAGCCCGAGGAAGGCGAAACCAGCTATCAGCCTGTCATTGCGATTTTCGCGGTCGCGCTGCTGCTCGCGCTCGGGCTGAGCTGGGCGTTTTTTGACGACCTCTTCACCGTTCGGGCCGCGGAGTGGTTCGTCAGCCTCTCGATGACCTTGCTCGCCGTCCAGAAGCTTCAGGACGTGCGCAGTTTCTCGACCATGTTCCTCAACTACGATCTACTCGCACGGCGCTGGGTGCCCTATGGCTTCGTCTATCCGTTCGGCGAAGCCGCTGCCGGCATTCTCATGACCGCGGGCGCACTGACCTGGCTTTCTGCCCCGCTGGCATTATTCATCGGCACCGTCGGCGCTGTCAGCGTCTTCAAGGCTGTCTACATCGACAAGCGTGAGCTCAAATGCGCTTGCGTCGGAGGTAGCAGCAACGTCCCGCTCGGTTTCGTCTCGCTGACAGAGAACCTGTTCATGATGG
Coding sequences:
- a CDS encoding APC family permease, producing MDTHSAHEDSLNKGSITLLGGVAMGTGVMIGAGIFALTGQIAELAGPLFPLSFVAGALITALASYSYIKMSNAWPSSGGIAMILQKAYGPGVVAASASVLMAMSMVINESLVARTFATYALRPFGLEENALLISGLALGLIVFAYLVNAAGNRSVSGFSLVMSAIKVGGIAVFAVAAIWASGLFAGAFTEPASLSNGEALLASVAFSILAFKGFTTITNSGGEIVDPHKNVGRTIMISIAVCIVVYLLVALAVGSSLSIGEIVQARDYSLAAAARPALGDLGFYFTVAIAISATTSGVIASVFAVSRMLTMLTEMKMIPHSHFGMKGGIRSHMLVYTVVIAGTLAVLFDLSRIASLGAFFYLVMDMLVHWGVFRSLRKKIGARASVLLTALAADAVVLAAFTAAKLKSDPAVVAYAVIGIAAVFVAEWIFLSGQRRETNTDSIENKVESGSGDHDRP
- a CDS encoding copper-translocating P-type ATPase, translated to MMDHSNCSHSGHGEAVAGDDGRYDLVPAGYDGPVYTCPMHPQVRQPKMGSCPICGMGLELESAAMVDDGPNPELVDFTRRFWVGAILTLPLLVLTMGPYVGWPGVREIFGERTTLWIELVLGTPVVLWSGWPFLERGWNSFRTWNLNMFSLIGMGVLAAWIFSVVAVLAPDIFPDGFRDPEGHVGVYFEAAAVIVTLVLLGQVMELRAREGTGKAIRALLDLAAKTARVIRADGTEEEIPLEHVAVGDQLRVRPGDKVPVDGVVLKGRSSIDESMITGEPVPVEKVEGDAVTGATINGTGSLVIEAKRVGSDTMLAQIVEMVAAAQRSRAPIQKYADKVAGMFVPAVIGIAVLAFIAWAIWGPAPALAYALIAAVAVLIIACPCALGLATPMSIMTATGRGAQAGVLIKNAEALERFEKIDTLIVDKTGTLTEGRPRLVAVMPEEGHDEIEVLSLAASLERGSEHPLAEAIVRGAEERGVAMETASEFEAVTGKGVMGTVSGKRVALGNLALLTDLGLEGAALSEKANARRDEGETVMFVIVAGKIAGLISVADPVKETTPAAIADLHKLGLTIIMATGDNERTAQAVAARLGIDDIRAGVLPEDKARLIRELQEGGAKVAMAGDGVNDAPALAQADVGIAMGTGADVAIESAGITLVKGNLDGIVRARKLARATMRNIRQNLFFALIYNASGVPVAAGVLYPFFGILIGPMFAAFAMSASSISVVLNSLRLRSAKL
- a CDS encoding glutaredoxin, with the protein product MVMEDHVCPYGIKTVDLLKRQGFEVDDHHLTSREETDAFKDKHDVETTPQTFMEGKRIGGYDDVREFFGKSRSQPEEGETSYQPVIAIFAVALLLALGLSWAFFDDLFTVRAAEWFVSLSMTLLAVQKLQDVRSFSTMFLNYDLLARRWVPYGFVYPFGEAAAGILMTAGALTWLSAPLALFIGTVGAVSVFKAVYIDKRELKCACVGGSSNVPLGFVSLTENLFMMGMGLWMGLKVFT
- a CDS encoding helix-turn-helix domain-containing protein, with the protein product MTKYSFPSSGSSFSKKSDPALHTVIGAVLGVLILHPLTALVYGSGGAGAASVPFAEQLGLAVDRLGAAFEIEMLPMSLVFAVIGGAIGLAFGLYHLRLMADRQTIRTLEHQLAEELPLLIARGEGAQLEFKSSLRWDTRQQRANRSLQQVVVRTIAGFLNNDGGTLLIGIDDNGQILGIEADLKTLKHPNRDGFERVLMDAIRSGLGGNACALVHCYFHDLDGRTICRVIAEKSFEPIYFLDNGVARFMLRAGNSTRELDVREAHAHLSQRGKQHARQA
- a CDS encoding DUF411 domain-containing protein — translated: MTRTFARKRFRNSFAATALLVIAACSNVAQAATYTMYRDPGCGCCLKWANHFENGMDAEVATVDTTDMGSVKADKGVPSDLWSCHTMVIEGYVIEGHVPAEAISKLLRERPAGVSGLAVPGMPLGSPGMEYENRVQPYDVIAFGPGGRTVFASYP
- a CDS encoding metal-sensitive transcriptional regulator; translated protein: MSDDQNPKFRDVLTRMRKIEGQARGISRMMEEERYCVDILQQILALEAAARAARTKVLDIHTKHCIEQALASNNKTDQSEKVAELLALIERMAR